Proteins encoded in a region of the Ancylobacter sp. SL191 genome:
- the cyoD gene encoding cytochrome o ubiquinol oxidase subunit IV, translating into MSWEFCDERDDPLPAHHGDAHGHGHDDHAEGSHGSLRSYVTGFVLSVILTAIPFWLVMSGVLGSAALTGFVIMGFAVVQIVVHMIYFLHMDFRIEGGWSMLSLLFTLIVVVIMLSGSVWVMYHLNTNMMPGMHDMRKMP; encoded by the coding sequence TTCTGCGATGAGCGCGACGACCCCCTCCCCGCTCATCACGGCGACGCGCACGGCCACGGCCACGATGACCACGCTGAAGGCAGCCACGGCTCGCTGCGCAGCTATGTCACCGGCTTCGTGCTGTCGGTCATCCTCACCGCCATCCCGTTCTGGCTGGTGATGAGCGGCGTGCTCGGCAGCGCGGCGCTGACCGGCTTCGTCATCATGGGCTTCGCGGTGGTGCAGATCGTGGTCCACATGATCTACTTCCTGCACATGGACTTCCGCATCGAGGGCGGCTGGAGCATGCTCTCGCTGCTGTTCACCCTGATCGTCGTGGTGATCATGCTCTCCGGCTCGGTGTGGGTGATGTACCACCTCAACACCAACATGATGCCGGGCATGCACGACATGAGGAAGATGCCGTGA
- a CDS encoding SURF1 family protein, with translation MSESRVPHGAPEDDPDRDGAPLAPHRSRLAHIGLIVLLIGLTGGFTGLGIWQVQRLFWKLDLIAQVDARIHAAPVPAPATASPNDAYRRVRVEGEFLNDRETLVQAVTELGGGFWVLTPLVMADGRTVLVNRGFVPPERREPASRSAGQIGGTTQVIGLLRLSEPGGGFLRRNDPAGDRWYSRDVAAIAQARQLVDAAPYFVDAEATPGPEGAPVGGLTVVRFTNNHLVYALTWFGLALMSLAAALWLRRRR, from the coding sequence GTGAGCGAGTCTCGGGTGCCCCACGGGGCGCCCGAGGACGACCCGGATAGGGATGGGGCGCCGCTGGCGCCTCATCGCTCCCGCCTTGCACATATCGGCCTGATCGTCCTCCTCATCGGCCTGACTGGCGGCTTCACCGGCCTCGGGATCTGGCAGGTCCAGCGCTTGTTCTGGAAGCTCGACCTGATCGCCCAGGTGGACGCCCGCATCCACGCCGCCCCCGTCCCCGCGCCGGCCACAGCCTCCCCGAACGACGCCTATCGCCGGGTCCGGGTTGAGGGCGAATTCCTCAATGATCGCGAGACCTTGGTGCAGGCCGTCACCGAGCTCGGCGGCGGCTTCTGGGTGCTCACGCCGCTGGTGATGGCGGACGGGCGGACCGTGCTGGTCAATCGCGGCTTCGTCCCGCCCGAGCGCCGCGAGCCCGCGAGTCGATCAGCCGGGCAGATCGGCGGCACGACGCAAGTCATTGGTCTGCTTCGTCTTTCCGAACCCGGCGGCGGTTTCCTGCGCCGCAATGACCCGGCGGGCGACCGCTGGTACTCGCGCGATGTCGCCGCGATCGCGCAGGCCCGCCAACTCGTTGATGCCGCGCCCTATTTCGTCGATGCCGAGGCGACACCGGGCCCGGAGGGCGCGCCCGTCGGCGGCCTCACCGTGGTGCGCTTCACCAACAACCACCTAGTCTACGCCCTCACCTGGTTCGGCCTCGCCCTCATGAGCCTCGCCGCCGCCCTCTGGCTCCGGCGCCGCCGTTAA
- a CDS encoding DUF1127 domain-containing protein — translation MSTFSLTHRTTPDFSRFFEGVAAFFEAVGEGRRIAQRYENLSRLSDAALASRGLTRADIARVAVNGR, via the coding sequence ATGAGCACTTTTTCGCTGACCCACCGCACCACCCCGGATTTCTCGCGCTTCTTCGAAGGCGTCGCTGCTTTCTTCGAGGCCGTCGGTGAAGGCCGCCGCATCGCCCAGCGCTATGAGAACCTGTCGCGCCTGTCCGACGCCGCTCTCGCCAGCCGTGGCCTGACCCGCGCCGACATCGCCCGCGTCGCCGTCAACGGCCGCTGA